One genomic region from Electrophorus electricus isolate fEleEle1 chromosome 23, fEleEle1.pri, whole genome shotgun sequence encodes:
- the tmem230b gene encoding transmembrane protein 230b, with the protein MPARNIITSGLPNSKVRYSKLASNDDGYIDLQFKKSPPKVPYKAITLAVVLFLIGSVLIIIGALLLAGYFDVRDHHERTIPVLIIGILVFLPGFYHLRIAYYAYRGYRGYSYDDIPDFDD; encoded by the exons ATGCCGGCTAGAAACATCATTACGAGCGGGCTGCCCAATAGCAAAGTGCGGTACTCAAAGCTGGCAAGTAATGATGACGGCTACATTGATTTACAG tTCAAGAAGAGCCCACCTAAAGTCCCATATAAGGCGATCACATTGGCGGTTGTTCTTTTTCTGATCGGCTCTGTTCTGATCATTATTGGAGCGCTTCTCTTAGCAGGATACTTTGACGTTCGAGAT CACCATGAGCGCACTATACCAGTCCTCATTATAGGGATTCTGGTCTTCCTTCCTGGATTCTACCACTTGCGCATCGCCTACTATGCCTACAGGGGTTACCGTGGCTACTCCTATGATGACATCCCAGACTTTGATGACTGA